The following proteins are encoded in a genomic region of Deltaproteobacteria bacterium:
- a CDS encoding AMP-binding protein: MKDTDSDFVNVAVYLAEAARQQPYTRAVISPAGRDKTGNALYTHLTFRQLDRESDCLAHGLVAAGIRRGIRTILMVKPGPAFFALTFALFKVGAVPVVVDPGMGVKRMLACLKESRATALIGIPPAHALRTLYPKFFQSVKIAVTVGRKWFWKGFSFGDIRKTPWKRFPIAETARDETAAILFTTGSTGPAKGVVYTHGIFDAQLTGIRDHFDIQPGEIDLPTYPLFALFDPALGMTAVIPDMDPTQPARVDPRKIIEAVLRNGVTNMFASPALLNRVGRFGRDNGIRLPSLKRVISAGAPVLPEILECFSCMLNDDTQIFPGYGATEAMPVAAVGSHEVLSKTRQLSEKGFGICVGYPIDGVTVKIIRINDDPIAEWSENLALPEGEIGEIAVQGERVTREYFRRPGQDRLGKIPDGDTIWHRMGDLGWFDGEGRLWFCGRKSHRVVTAKETLFTVPCEAIFNNHPDVFRSALVGVGPAGNRKPVICLELEKNASRIRMAGAGKKKLLEDLSALAKGNVMTAEIDTFLFHKSFPVDIRHNSKIFREKLAVWAQKKLG; the protein is encoded by the coding sequence ATGAAAGATACCGATTCCGATTTCGTGAATGTAGCCGTTTATCTGGCCGAAGCGGCCAGGCAGCAGCCGTACACGCGTGCCGTTATCAGTCCGGCCGGCCGGGACAAAACCGGGAACGCGCTTTACACGCACCTGACGTTCCGGCAATTGGACAGGGAATCGGACTGCTTGGCCCACGGCCTTGTCGCCGCAGGTATCAGGAGGGGAATCCGAACCATCCTGATGGTCAAGCCCGGACCGGCCTTTTTTGCTCTCACTTTCGCCCTTTTCAAGGTCGGGGCCGTGCCCGTGGTGGTGGATCCCGGCATGGGCGTCAAGCGGATGCTTGCCTGTCTGAAAGAGAGCCGGGCCACGGCCCTTATCGGCATCCCTCCGGCCCACGCGCTCCGAACGCTTTATCCGAAATTTTTTCAAAGTGTAAAAATAGCGGTGACCGTGGGCAGGAAATGGTTCTGGAAGGGATTTTCGTTTGGAGATATCAGGAAAACCCCCTGGAAACGGTTTCCCATTGCCGAAACCGCCAGGGATGAAACCGCCGCTATCCTCTTCACGACCGGCAGCACCGGCCCGGCCAAAGGCGTTGTCTACACGCACGGCATATTCGACGCCCAATTGACCGGCATCCGCGATCATTTCGACATCCAGCCCGGTGAAATCGATCTCCCGACCTATCCCCTGTTCGCACTTTTCGACCCTGCCCTGGGCATGACGGCCGTCATTCCGGACATGGACCCCACCCAGCCGGCCAGGGTCGACCCGCGAAAAATTATAGAGGCCGTCCTGCGCAATGGCGTCACCAACATGTTCGCCTCGCCCGCCTTGCTGAACCGGGTGGGTCGGTTCGGGCGTGACAACGGCATCAGGCTGCCCTCGCTGAAAAGAGTAATATCCGCGGGAGCTCCGGTTCTGCCGGAAATTCTGGAATGTTTCAGCTGCATGCTCAACGATGATACACAGATATTCCCGGGCTACGGCGCCACCGAGGCCATGCCGGTTGCCGCCGTCGGCAGCCATGAAGTGCTGTCCAAAACGCGGCAGTTGAGTGAAAAAGGGTTCGGCATTTGCGTCGGTTATCCCATTGACGGCGTGACGGTCAAAATCATTCGCATCAACGATGATCCCATTGCGGAATGGTCCGAAAACCTGGCCCTGCCCGAGGGCGAAATCGGCGAGATCGCCGTGCAGGGGGAACGGGTTACCCGCGAATATTTTCGGAGGCCGGGACAGGACCGGTTGGGCAAGATTCCCGACGGTGACACCATCTGGCACAGAATGGGTGACCTGGGCTGGTTCGACGGTGAAGGGCGTCTCTGGTTCTGCGGCCGCAAGAGCCATCGGGTGGTCACGGCCAAGGAGACGCTTTTTACCGTTCCCTGTGAAGCCATATTCAACAACCACCCGGATGTTTTTCGAAGCGCCCTGGTGGGCGTCGGCCCGGCAGGAAACCGGAAACCGGTCATTTGCCTGGAACTGGAAAAAAACGCCTCGAGGATACGAATGGCAGGCGCAGGCAAGAAGAAGCTGCTGGAAGATCTG
- a CDS encoding alpha/beta fold hydrolase, with protein sequence MTYQHNIDLTPFRHLYPFESNYMEVNGFQYHYVDEGTGDPVVMLHGNPTWSFYFREVIKAFADKRRMIAPDHIGCGLSEKPRPDRYDYTLQRRIADLEIFLHTLNIEKKITLVLHDWGGMIGCAYALRHIENIDKIILLNTAAFLPPNGKKIPLRIWIIRRLAWVGTPAVLGFNLFSRAALSMCSAKGLRHDVKNGLTAPYNSWKNRIATLTFVQDIPLFPGDASYAVVAESDRRLAVLKKIPMLILWGEKDFVFDMDYLVEWQKRFPDAEIHTFPDAGHYVLEDAATEVIAAMKVFLNR encoded by the coding sequence TTGACATATCAGCACAACATCGACCTGACGCCCTTCAGGCATCTGTACCCCTTCGAATCCAACTACATGGAGGTCAACGGCTTCCAATACCATTACGTGGACGAGGGGACGGGTGACCCTGTGGTCATGCTCCACGGCAATCCCACCTGGTCGTTTTATTTCCGTGAAGTGATCAAAGCCTTTGCCGACAAACGACGCATGATCGCTCCGGATCACATCGGATGCGGACTTTCCGAAAAACCGCGTCCGGATCGATATGACTATACCCTGCAAAGACGCATTGCCGACCTGGAGATCTTTTTACACACGCTGAACATAGAGAAAAAAATCACCCTCGTACTGCACGATTGGGGCGGAATGATCGGATGTGCCTATGCCCTCCGGCATATCGAAAATATAGATAAAATAATCCTATTGAACACGGCGGCCTTCCTCCCTCCCAACGGGAAGAAGATCCCCTTGCGGATATGGATTATCCGCCGCCTGGCATGGGTTGGGACACCGGCCGTTCTGGGCTTCAACCTGTTTTCACGGGCGGCTTTGTCCATGTGCTCGGCAAAAGGCCTCCGGCACGATGTTAAAAACGGCCTGACAGCACCTTACAACTCCTGGAAAAACCGTATCGCGACCCTAACGTTCGTGCAGGACATTCCTTTGTTTCCCGGCGATGCCAGCTACGCTGTTGTCGCCGAATCCGACCGCCGGCTGGCGGTATTGAAAAAAATCCCCATGCTGATCCTGTGGGGAGAAAAAGATTTCGTGTTCGACATGGATTACCTGGTTGAGTGGCAAAAACGTTTTCCGGACGCCGAAATCCATACGTTTCCCGATGCAGGGCACTATGTGTTGGAGGATGCTGCCACGGAAGTTATCGCCGCAATGAAAGTGTTCTTGAACAGGTGA
- a CDS encoding 3-oxoacyl-ACP synthase III, producing the protein MKYTNVSIAAFGYELPPNVVTSADLENRLEPLYRELHFKKGQLESLTGIRERRFWDRDFKISTGAIRAGQKAIDTCNLPLDAIQMLVYGGVCRENLEPATACAVADGLGLGPETLVYDVSNACLGIVNGMVQVANAIELGHIRAGIVLSCESARQIVEATVERLLDSLSMAVFKQTVATLTGGSGAVAVVLARSDLLESGPRLLGGVFRSALEHHALCTWGPDNDLPASGRQVMNTDSVGVLQNGVSLGIETFAAFKRELNLEEGRPDKVVCHQVGATHQDTLLRSIGVEKEKDFTTFRYLGNIGTVSLPITAALAAERGFLEAGDIVGMLGIGSGLNCMMLGLKW; encoded by the coding sequence ATGAAATACACCAACGTATCCATCGCCGCTTTCGGCTACGAACTGCCGCCCAATGTCGTCACCTCGGCGGACCTCGAAAACCGGCTGGAGCCCCTGTACCGGGAACTGCATTTTAAAAAGGGGCAGCTGGAATCCCTCACCGGTATTCGTGAAAGGCGCTTCTGGGATCGGGATTTCAAGATTTCCACCGGTGCCATTCGAGCCGGTCAAAAGGCGATCGACACCTGCAATCTGCCCCTGGATGCCATACAGATGCTGGTCTACGGCGGCGTCTGTCGTGAAAATCTGGAACCGGCCACGGCCTGTGCCGTCGCCGACGGCCTGGGACTGGGACCCGAGACGCTTGTGTATGACGTTTCCAACGCCTGCCTGGGAATCGTCAACGGCATGGTGCAGGTCGCCAATGCCATCGAGTTGGGACACATCCGGGCGGGCATCGTCCTGTCCTGCGAATCCGCCCGGCAAATCGTCGAGGCCACCGTCGAGCGTCTCCTCGATTCGCTCAGCATGGCGGTTTTCAAGCAAACCGTGGCCACTCTCACCGGCGGGTCGGGAGCGGTCGCCGTCGTGCTGGCCAGATCCGACCTGCTCGAATCGGGCCCGCGGCTCCTGGGCGGTGTATTCCGCTCGGCCCTCGAGCACCATGCCCTGTGCACCTGGGGGCCCGACAACGATCTGCCCGCCTCCGGCCGGCAGGTCATGAACACCGACTCGGTCGGGGTTCTGCAGAATGGGGTGTCCCTGGGCATCGAGACCTTCGCCGCCTTCAAGCGCGAGCTTAACCTCGAAGAGGGCCGGCCGGACAAGGTGGTGTGTCACCAAGTAGGGGCCACACACCAGGACACGTTGCTGCGATCCATCGGTGTCGAAAAGGAAAAGGACTTTACGACATTTCGATACCTGGGCAATATCGGGACGGTGTCCCTGCCCATTACGGCGGCCTTGGCGGCCGAACGCGGTTTCCTGGAAGCGGGAGACATTGTCGGCATGCTGGGAATAGGAAGCGGTTTAAACTGCATGATGCTCGGTTTAAAATGGTAG